The following are encoded together in the Cynocephalus volans isolate mCynVol1 chromosome 4, mCynVol1.pri, whole genome shotgun sequence genome:
- the LOC134374780 gene encoding zinc finger protein 658B-like isoform X4 produces MNKSYGLVSFEDVAVDFTWEEWQELDDAQRTLYRDVMLETYSNLVLLGCYITKPNVIFKSEQEAEAWMVENAPNQSLQDLHIVNNQIEKSQENHSKYLWQVLITDSKTSTEERVKLEKTFNLSSNCTSNLIINSENSSEINIEKFNVCKYALPPRNPDKTHAGETPDDQNKTGKSHTHCEHLSQNNKIQVGQYPFEYSKPGKAFNTEPILLAHKKLHLGETTCKYNECGKAFYNSALLDQDITQVLRKTFQCDVCGKVFYKKSELTKHQQIHTAEKSYKCKEYDKSFMKKLSLTVHKWTHTGEKLYTCNDCGKTFHQNSLFRSRQRTYTGAKPYECNECRKSFSHNSAHHTHKRIYAGERSYKCNECGKTFYRKSDLSKHQRIHTGERPYKCNECGKTFYYKSHLSRHQRIHTGERPYKCNECGKTFYQKSNLSMHQVIHTKEKPYECNECGKTFPLKSVLSIHQRIHTGEKPYECNECGKTFHHKSILSTHQRIHTGEKPYECNECGKAFHRKSILSTHRRIHTGEKPYECKVCSKSFFYKSHLNRHKRIHTEESRYECNECGKTFPCKSNLCAHQRTHTGEKLYECKECRKSYFYKSHLNRHKRIHSGESPYKCKECGKTFHQKSILSMHQVIHTNEKPYECNQCGKAFSLNSILSIHQRIHTRGKLYECNECGKAFHRKSDLSKHQRIHTGERPYKCSECGKTFYYKSHLSRHQRIHTGERPYKCNECGKTFYQKSNLSMHQVIHTKEKPYECNECGKTFLLKSILSIHQRIHTGEKPYECNECGKAFHRKSVLSIHQRIHTGEKPYDCKERGKSFFYKSHLNRPKRIHTEESRYECNECGKTFYRKSDLSKHQRIHTGERPYKCSECGKTFYYKSHLSRHQRIHTGERPYKCNECGKTFYQKSNLSMHQVIHTKEKPYECNECGKTFPLKSVLSIHQRIHTGEKPYECNECGKTFHHKSILSTHQRIHTGEKPYECNECGKAFHRKSILSTHRRIHTGEKPYECKVCSKSFFYKSHLNRHKRIHTEESRYECNECGKTFPCRSNLFAHQRTHTGEKLYECKECRKSYFYKSHLNRHKRIHSGESPYKCSECGKTFHQKSILSMHQVIHINEKPYECNECGKTFPLKSVLSIHQRIHTRGKLYECNECGKAFHRKSDLSKHQRIHTGERPYKCSECGKTFYYKSHLSRHQRIHTGERPYKCNECGKTFYQKSNLSMHQVIHTKEKPYECNECGKTFPLKSVLSIHQRIHTGEKPYECNECGKTFHHKSILSTHQRIHTGEKPYECNECGKAFHRKSILSTHRRIHTGEKPYDCKECSKSFFYKSHLNRHKRIHTEESRYECNECGKTFPCKSNLSVHQRTHTGEKPYECKECRKFFYYKSHLNRHKKIHR; encoded by the coding sequence atcTCCATATAGTCAATAATCAAATtgagaaaagtcaagaaaatcaCAGTAAATACTTGTGGCAAGTTTTAATCACCGACAGCAAAACATCAACTGAGGAGAGAGTTAAGTtggaaaaaacatttaatttgagCTCAAACTGTACTTCAAATCTGATTATAAACAGTGAAAACTCTTCAGAAATTAACATTGAGAAGTTTAATGTATGTAAGTATGCACTTCCTCCTAGAAATCCTGATAAGACGCATGCTGGAGAGACACCTGATGACCAAAATAAAACTGGGAAATCCCACACACATTGTGAGCATCTTAGTCAGAATAACAAGATTCAAGTTGGGCAGTACCCTTTTGAATATAGTAAACCAGGGAAAGCCTTCAACACAGAGCCAATATTATTGGCACATAAGAAGCTTCATTTGGGAGAAACTACCTGTAAATacaatgaatgtgggaaagccttttaTAACTCAGCTCTCCTTGACCAAGACATAACTCAGGTATTGAGGAAAACATTTCAATGTGATGTATGTGGGAAAGTATTCTATAAAAAGTCTGAACTCACTAAACATCAGCAAATACACACAGCAGAAAAATCCTACAAATGTAAAGAATATGATAAATCCTTCATGAAGAAGTTATCTCTTACAGTCCACAAATGGACACATACAGGGGAGAAGCTTTATACATGTAATGACTGTGGAAAAACTTTTCACCAGAACTCACTCTTCAGAAGTCGTCAGAGAACTTACACAGGTGccaaaccatatgaatgtaatgaatgtaggAAATCTTTTTCCCACAACTCAGCCCACCATACACATAAGAGAATTTATGCAGGGGAGAGGTCCTataaatgtaatgagtgtggaaaaaccttttaccGGAAGTCAGACctcagcaagcatcagagaattcacacaggggaaAGGCCCTataaatgtaatgagtgtggaaaaaccttttactataagtcacacctcagcaggcatcagagaattcacacggGTGAAAGGCCCTATAAATgcaatgagtgtggaaaaaccttttaccAGAAGTCAAACCTTAGCATGCATCAGGTAATTCACACAAAGGAGAAGccttatgaatgtaatgagtgtggaaaaacctttccccTGAAGTCAGTCCTTAgtatacatcagagaattcatacaggggagaagccctatgaatgtaatgaatgcgGAAAAACCTTTCACCATAAGTCAATCCTCAGTACACATCAGAGAATCcatacaggggagaagccctatgaatgtaatgagtgtggaaaagcctttcaCCGGAAGTCAATCCTCAGTACACATCGGAGAatccacacaggtgagaaaccatatgaatgtaaggtaTGTAGTAAATCTTTCTTCTACAAATCACACCTCAATAGAcataagagaattcacactgAAGAAAGTcgctatgaatgtaatgagtgtggaaaaacctttcctTGTAAGTCAAACCTCTGTgcacatcagagaactcacacaggtgagaaactgtatgaatgtaaggaatgtagaAAATCTTACTTCTATAAATCACATCTCAATAGACATAAGAGAATTCACTCAGGTGAAAGCCCCTATAAATGCAAGGAGTGCGGAAAAACTTTTCACCAGAAGTCAATCCTCAGTATGCATCAGGTAATTCACACAAATGAGAAGCCCTATGAGTGTAATCAGTGCGGAAAAGCCTTTTCCCTGAATTCAATCCTTAgtatacatcagagaattcatacaagGGGGAAGctctatgaatgtaatgagtgtggaaaagcctttcaCCGGAAGTCAGACctcagcaagcatcagagaattcacacaggggaaAGGCCCTATAAATGtagtgagtgtggaaaaaccttttactataagtcacacctcagcaggcatcaaagaattcacacaggtgaaaggccctataaatgcaatgagtgtggaaaaaccttttaccAGAAGTCAAACCTTAGCATGCATCAGGTAATTCACACAAAGGAGAAGccttatgaatgtaatgagtgtggaaaaacctttctcCTGAAGTCAATCCTTAgtatacatcagagaattcatacaggggagaagccctatgaatgtaatgagtgtggaaaagcctttcaCCGGAAGTCAGTCCTCAGTATACATCAGAGAatccacacaggtgagaaaccatatgactGTAAGGAacgtggtaaatcttttttctacAAATCACACCTCAATAGACCTAAGAGAATTCACACTGAAGAAAGTcgctatgaatgtaatgagtgtggaaaaaccttttaccGGAAGTCAGACctcagcaagcatcagagaattcacacaggggaaAGGCCCTATAAATGtagtgagtgtggaaaaaccttttactataagtcacacctcagcaggcatcagagaattcacacaggtgaaaggccctataaatgcaatgagtgtggaaaaaccttttaccAGAAGTCAAACCTTAGCATGCATCAGGTAATTCACACAAAGGAGAAGccttatgaatgtaatgagtgtggaaaaacctttccccTGAAGTCAGTCCTTAgtatacatcagagaattcatacaggggagaagccctatgaatgtaatgaatgcgGAAAAACCTTTCACCATAAGTCAATCCTCAGTACACATCAGAGAATCcatacaggggagaagccctatgaatgtaatgagtgtggaaaagcctttcaCCGGAAGTCAATCCTCAGTACACATCGGAGAatccacacaggtgagaaaccatatgaatgtaaggtaTGTAGTAAATCTTTCTTCTACAAATCACACCTCAATAGAcataagagaattcacactgAAGAAAGTcgctatgaatgtaatgagtgtggaaaaacctttccctGTAGGTCAAACCTCTTTgcacatcagagaactcacacaggtgagaaactgtatgaatgtaaggaatgtagaAAATCTTACTTCTATAAATCACATCTCAATAGACATAAGAGAATTCACTCAGGTGAAAGCCCCTATAAATGCAGTGAGTGCGGAAAAACCTTTCACCAGAAGTCAATCCTCAGTATGCATCAGGTAATTCACATAAATGAGAAGccttatgaatgtaatgagtgtggaaaaacctttccccTGAAGTCAGTCCTTAgtatacatcagagaattcatacaagGGGGAAGctctatgaatgtaatgaatgtggaaaagcctttcacCGGAAGTCAGACctcagcaagcatcagagaattcacacaggggaaAGGCCCTATAAATGtagtgagtgtggaaaaaccttttactataagtcacacctcagcaggcatcagagaattcacacaggtgaaaggccctataaatgcaatgagtgtggaaaaaccttttaccAGAAGTCAAACCTTAGCATGCATCAGGTAATTCACACAAAGGAGAAGccttatgaatgtaatgagtgtggaaaaacctttccccTGAAGTCAGTCCTTAgtatacatcagagaattcatacaggggagaagccctatgaatgtaatgaatgcgGAAAAACCTTTCACCATAAGTCGATCCTCAGTACACATCAGAGAATCcatacaggggagaagccctatgaatgtaatgagtgtggaaaagcctttcaCCGGAAGTCAATCCTCAGTACACATCGGAGAatccacacaggtgagaaaccatatgactGTAAGGAATGTAGTAAATCTTTTTTCTACAAATCACATCTCAATAGAcataagagaattcacactgAAGAAAGTcgctatgaatgtaatgagtgtggaaaaacctttccctGTAAGTCAAATCTCAgtgtacatcagagaactcacacaggtgagaaaccatatgaatgtaaggaatgtagaAAATTTTTCTACTATAAATCACACCTCAATAGACATAAGAAAATTCACAGATAA
- the LOC134374780 gene encoding zinc finger protein 658B-like isoform X3, protein MSSHMENFGPQIFLLCGFPGISCVPEYSVHFQEQQKMNKSYGLVSFEDVAVDFTWEEWQELDDAQRTLYRDVMLETYSNLVLLDLHIVNNQIEKSQENHSKYLWQVLITDSKTSTEERVKLEKTFNLSSNCTSNLIINSENSSEINIEKFNVCKYALPPRNPDKTHAGETPDDQNKTGKSHTHCEHLSQNNKIQVGQYPFEYSKPGKAFNTEPILLAHKKLHLGETTCKYNECGKAFYNSALLDQDITQVLRKTFQCDVCGKVFYKKSELTKHQQIHTAEKSYKCKEYDKSFMKKLSLTVHKWTHTGEKLYTCNDCGKTFHQNSLFRSRQRTYTGAKPYECNECRKSFSHNSAHHTHKRIYAGERSYKCNECGKTFYRKSDLSKHQRIHTGERPYKCNECGKTFYYKSHLSRHQRIHTGERPYKCNECGKTFYQKSNLSMHQVIHTKEKPYECNECGKTFPLKSVLSIHQRIHTGEKPYECNECGKTFHHKSILSTHQRIHTGEKPYECNECGKAFHRKSILSTHRRIHTGEKPYECKVCSKSFFYKSHLNRHKRIHTEESRYECNECGKTFPCKSNLCAHQRTHTGEKLYECKECRKSYFYKSHLNRHKRIHSGESPYKCKECGKTFHQKSILSMHQVIHTNEKPYECNQCGKAFSLNSILSIHQRIHTRGKLYECNECGKAFHRKSDLSKHQRIHTGERPYKCSECGKTFYYKSHLSRHQRIHTGERPYKCNECGKTFYQKSNLSMHQVIHTKEKPYECNECGKTFLLKSILSIHQRIHTGEKPYECNECGKAFHRKSVLSIHQRIHTGEKPYDCKERGKSFFYKSHLNRPKRIHTEESRYECNECGKTFYRKSDLSKHQRIHTGERPYKCSECGKTFYYKSHLSRHQRIHTGERPYKCNECGKTFYQKSNLSMHQVIHTKEKPYECNECGKTFPLKSVLSIHQRIHTGEKPYECNECGKTFHHKSILSTHQRIHTGEKPYECNECGKAFHRKSILSTHRRIHTGEKPYECKVCSKSFFYKSHLNRHKRIHTEESRYECNECGKTFPCRSNLFAHQRTHTGEKLYECKECRKSYFYKSHLNRHKRIHSGESPYKCSECGKTFHQKSILSMHQVIHINEKPYECNECGKTFPLKSVLSIHQRIHTRGKLYECNECGKAFHRKSDLSKHQRIHTGERPYKCSECGKTFYYKSHLSRHQRIHTGERPYKCNECGKTFYQKSNLSMHQVIHTKEKPYECNECGKTFPLKSVLSIHQRIHTGEKPYECNECGKTFHHKSILSTHQRIHTGEKPYECNECGKAFHRKSILSTHRRIHTGEKPYDCKECSKSFFYKSHLNRHKRIHTEESRYECNECGKTFPCKSNLSVHQRTHTGEKPYECKECRKFFYYKSHLNRHKKIHR, encoded by the coding sequence atcTCCATATAGTCAATAATCAAATtgagaaaagtcaagaaaatcaCAGTAAATACTTGTGGCAAGTTTTAATCACCGACAGCAAAACATCAACTGAGGAGAGAGTTAAGTtggaaaaaacatttaatttgagCTCAAACTGTACTTCAAATCTGATTATAAACAGTGAAAACTCTTCAGAAATTAACATTGAGAAGTTTAATGTATGTAAGTATGCACTTCCTCCTAGAAATCCTGATAAGACGCATGCTGGAGAGACACCTGATGACCAAAATAAAACTGGGAAATCCCACACACATTGTGAGCATCTTAGTCAGAATAACAAGATTCAAGTTGGGCAGTACCCTTTTGAATATAGTAAACCAGGGAAAGCCTTCAACACAGAGCCAATATTATTGGCACATAAGAAGCTTCATTTGGGAGAAACTACCTGTAAATacaatgaatgtgggaaagccttttaTAACTCAGCTCTCCTTGACCAAGACATAACTCAGGTATTGAGGAAAACATTTCAATGTGATGTATGTGGGAAAGTATTCTATAAAAAGTCTGAACTCACTAAACATCAGCAAATACACACAGCAGAAAAATCCTACAAATGTAAAGAATATGATAAATCCTTCATGAAGAAGTTATCTCTTACAGTCCACAAATGGACACATACAGGGGAGAAGCTTTATACATGTAATGACTGTGGAAAAACTTTTCACCAGAACTCACTCTTCAGAAGTCGTCAGAGAACTTACACAGGTGccaaaccatatgaatgtaatgaatgtaggAAATCTTTTTCCCACAACTCAGCCCACCATACACATAAGAGAATTTATGCAGGGGAGAGGTCCTataaatgtaatgagtgtggaaaaaccttttaccGGAAGTCAGACctcagcaagcatcagagaattcacacaggggaaAGGCCCTataaatgtaatgagtgtggaaaaaccttttactataagtcacacctcagcaggcatcagagaattcacacggGTGAAAGGCCCTATAAATgcaatgagtgtggaaaaaccttttaccAGAAGTCAAACCTTAGCATGCATCAGGTAATTCACACAAAGGAGAAGccttatgaatgtaatgagtgtggaaaaacctttccccTGAAGTCAGTCCTTAgtatacatcagagaattcatacaggggagaagccctatgaatgtaatgaatgcgGAAAAACCTTTCACCATAAGTCAATCCTCAGTACACATCAGAGAATCcatacaggggagaagccctatgaatgtaatgagtgtggaaaagcctttcaCCGGAAGTCAATCCTCAGTACACATCGGAGAatccacacaggtgagaaaccatatgaatgtaaggtaTGTAGTAAATCTTTCTTCTACAAATCACACCTCAATAGAcataagagaattcacactgAAGAAAGTcgctatgaatgtaatgagtgtggaaaaacctttcctTGTAAGTCAAACCTCTGTgcacatcagagaactcacacaggtgagaaactgtatgaatgtaaggaatgtagaAAATCTTACTTCTATAAATCACATCTCAATAGACATAAGAGAATTCACTCAGGTGAAAGCCCCTATAAATGCAAGGAGTGCGGAAAAACTTTTCACCAGAAGTCAATCCTCAGTATGCATCAGGTAATTCACACAAATGAGAAGCCCTATGAGTGTAATCAGTGCGGAAAAGCCTTTTCCCTGAATTCAATCCTTAgtatacatcagagaattcatacaagGGGGAAGctctatgaatgtaatgagtgtggaaaagcctttcaCCGGAAGTCAGACctcagcaagcatcagagaattcacacaggggaaAGGCCCTATAAATGtagtgagtgtggaaaaaccttttactataagtcacacctcagcaggcatcaaagaattcacacaggtgaaaggccctataaatgcaatgagtgtggaaaaaccttttaccAGAAGTCAAACCTTAGCATGCATCAGGTAATTCACACAAAGGAGAAGccttatgaatgtaatgagtgtggaaaaacctttctcCTGAAGTCAATCCTTAgtatacatcagagaattcatacaggggagaagccctatgaatgtaatgagtgtggaaaagcctttcaCCGGAAGTCAGTCCTCAGTATACATCAGAGAatccacacaggtgagaaaccatatgactGTAAGGAacgtggtaaatcttttttctacAAATCACACCTCAATAGACCTAAGAGAATTCACACTGAAGAAAGTcgctatgaatgtaatgagtgtggaaaaaccttttaccGGAAGTCAGACctcagcaagcatcagagaattcacacaggggaaAGGCCCTATAAATGtagtgagtgtggaaaaaccttttactataagtcacacctcagcaggcatcagagaattcacacaggtgaaaggccctataaatgcaatgagtgtggaaaaaccttttaccAGAAGTCAAACCTTAGCATGCATCAGGTAATTCACACAAAGGAGAAGccttatgaatgtaatgagtgtggaaaaacctttccccTGAAGTCAGTCCTTAgtatacatcagagaattcatacaggggagaagccctatgaatgtaatgaatgcgGAAAAACCTTTCACCATAAGTCAATCCTCAGTACACATCAGAGAATCcatacaggggagaagccctatgaatgtaatgagtgtggaaaagcctttcaCCGGAAGTCAATCCTCAGTACACATCGGAGAatccacacaggtgagaaaccatatgaatgtaaggtaTGTAGTAAATCTTTCTTCTACAAATCACACCTCAATAGAcataagagaattcacactgAAGAAAGTcgctatgaatgtaatgagtgtggaaaaacctttccctGTAGGTCAAACCTCTTTgcacatcagagaactcacacaggtgagaaactgtatgaatgtaaggaatgtagaAAATCTTACTTCTATAAATCACATCTCAATAGACATAAGAGAATTCACTCAGGTGAAAGCCCCTATAAATGCAGTGAGTGCGGAAAAACCTTTCACCAGAAGTCAATCCTCAGTATGCATCAGGTAATTCACATAAATGAGAAGccttatgaatgtaatgagtgtggaaaaacctttccccTGAAGTCAGTCCTTAgtatacatcagagaattcatacaagGGGGAAGctctatgaatgtaatgaatgtggaaaagcctttcacCGGAAGTCAGACctcagcaagcatcagagaattcacacaggggaaAGGCCCTATAAATGtagtgagtgtggaaaaaccttttactataagtcacacctcagcaggcatcagagaattcacacaggtgaaaggccctataaatgcaatgagtgtggaaaaaccttttaccAGAAGTCAAACCTTAGCATGCATCAGGTAATTCACACAAAGGAGAAGccttatgaatgtaatgagtgtggaaaaacctttccccTGAAGTCAGTCCTTAgtatacatcagagaattcatacaggggagaagccctatgaatgtaatgaatgcgGAAAAACCTTTCACCATAAGTCGATCCTCAGTACACATCAGAGAATCcatacaggggagaagccctatgaatgtaatgagtgtggaaaagcctttcaCCGGAAGTCAATCCTCAGTACACATCGGAGAatccacacaggtgagaaaccatatgactGTAAGGAATGTAGTAAATCTTTTTTCTACAAATCACATCTCAATAGAcataagagaattcacactgAAGAAAGTcgctatgaatgtaatgagtgtggaaaaacctttccctGTAAGTCAAATCTCAgtgtacatcagagaactcacacaggtgagaaaccatatgaatgtaaggaatgtagaAAATTTTTCTACTATAAATCACACCTCAATAGACATAAGAAAATTCACAGATAA